A genomic window from Salvia miltiorrhiza cultivar Shanhuang (shh) chromosome 5, IMPLAD_Smil_shh, whole genome shotgun sequence includes:
- the LOC131026275 gene encoding glycine cleavage system H protein 2, mitochondrial, with protein sequence MATSLWATRAASYLRISVPCRGFATVLKDLKYADSHEWVRVEGKSATIGITDHAQDHLGEVVYVELPEEGSKVEQGASFGAVESVKATSDVNSPVSGKVVEVNKNLSDSPGLVNSSPYKDGWIIKVELENFSDLPCLMDPDRYTEFCEEEDDSH encoded by the exons atggcGACGAGTTTGTGGGCAACCAGGGCTGCTTCCTACCTAAGGATCAGTGTTCCCTGTCGAGGTTTTGCTACCg TTCTCAAGGATCTAAAGTATGCTGATTCTCATGAATGGGTGAGAGTGGAAGGTAAGTCGGCTACCATAGGTATTACTGATCATGCCCAAGATCACCTTGGTGAAGTTGTATACGTTGAACTACCCGAGGAGGGCAGTAAGGTAGAGCAAGGTGCAAGTTTCGGTGCTGTTGAAAGTGTCAAAGCTACCAGCGATGTTAACTCACCTGTTTCTGGGAAAGTGGTTGAAGTTAACAAAAATCTCAGTGATTCTCCTGGTTTG GTAAATTCGAGCCCTTACAAAGACGGATGGATCATAAAGGTAGAGCTGGAGAACTTCAGTGACCTGCCCTGTTTAATGGACCCCGATCGCTACACCGAGTTCTGcgaagaagaagatgatagcCACTGA
- the LOC131025740 gene encoding uncharacterized protein At2g29880-like encodes MGDSQPQDSKKRAVYEAWTNEQSDALLDILVESAHRGWHDNSGIFSKATVEEMILPVLNEKLRCNKNYNHYQSRIKWFKSRWTAYSTLLKFNSGFGYDNDTKKFTAPDEVGCAHPKDAYLRTGSFSDFDDLRLAVGNGVAIGRNVIGVGSATDARTIGVDESRGPLIEELNYDAANEAFVVLGEDDPPLSGSKSPLESTEVPVESTQRRAPAKRSRCQFETNSGHTENSSHQELIVEIKKVTSTMDRVESLFVKRDTMLERREKEKGYTTWDAIKEIPDLSEDARYTAFDLLVTKSQKDGFMKMTVPERKRWIESKTRK; translated from the exons atgggAGACTCTCAACCACAAGATTCCAAAAAAAGGGCAGTGTATGAAGCCTGGACAAATGAACAAAGTGATGCATTGTTAGATATTCTGGTTGAGTCTGCACATAGGGGATGGCACGATAATAGTGGTATATTTAGCAAAGCCACAGTAGAGGAAATGATATTGCCTGTTCTGAATGAAAAACTTAGgtgcaataaaaattataatcactaCCAAAGTCGTATCAAATGGTTTAAGAGCCGTTGGACTGCGTATTCAACACTCTTGAAGTTTAACTCTGGTTTTGGTTATGACAACGACACCAAAAAATTCACGGCCCCAGATGAAGTAGGATGC gctcaCCCAAAAGATGCATACTTACGCACTGGGAGTTTTTCGGATTTTGATGACTTGAGGCTTGCTGTTGGAAACGGTGTGGCTATAGGAAGAAACGTAATTGGAGTGGGCAGTGCTACTGATGCTAGGACAATAGGAGTTGATGAAAGTAGAGGTCCGCTCATAGAGGAGTTGAATTACGATGCTGCTAATGAGGCATTTGTAGTACTGGGTGAAGATGATCCACCGTTATCCGGCTCCAAATCACCTTTGGAGTCCACTGAAGTTCCTGTGGAGTCCACTCAGAGAAGAGCTCCTGCCAAAAGAAGCAGATGCCAGTTTGAGACAAATTCAGGCCACACTGAAAATAGTTCGCATCAGGAGCTCATAgtagaaattaaaaaagtcACTAGCACAATGGATCGAGTTGAAAGCCTCTTCGTGAAACGAGATACTATGCTGgagagaagagaaaaagaaaaaggttatACAACTTGGGATGCTATCAAAGAAATTCCTGATTTGAGTGAAGATGCCCGCTACACAGCATTTGACTTGCTTGTTACAAAGTCACAAAAAGATGGATTTATGAAAATGACTGTTCCTGAACGCAAAAGATGGATAGAATCCAAGACTAGGAAATAG